One window of Anaerolineales bacterium genomic DNA carries:
- a CDS encoding type I citrate synthase: MILKDKIAEQLPEWRGRVKKLVKEKGEVKVGDVTISQVYGGMRDVKSLVTDISYVDPAEGIRFRGYTIPEVLEKLPKPEGAEIPYVGALYYLFLVGSIPTREQALEVEQEWKQRGKVPQYVFDTIRAMPADAHPMTLFTLAVLTLQRESLFSKQYHQGLKKDAYWEPMLEDSFNLTAKLPEIAAFIYRLKYHHGEIIPADPSLDWGANFAHMMGITDPLYQDLSRLYFLLHSDHESGNVSAHTTHLVASSLSDIYYAASAGLSGLAGPLHGLANQECLMWLLEVKEKCGECAYDKEALKQFAWDTLNRGQVIPGYGHAVLRKTDPRYTAQLVFGRKHFPEDEIFKLASLVYDVVPGVLMEQGKAKDPWPNVDAISGSLQYHFGVKEFDFYTVIFGVSRILGVSANVVWARALSQPIERPKSLTTAMLEDIASKAA; encoded by the coding sequence ATGATATTAAAAGACAAAATCGCTGAGCAACTCCCTGAATGGCGTGGACGAGTAAAGAAACTTGTTAAGGAGAAGGGTGAGGTAAAGGTCGGTGATGTTACTATTTCACAGGTGTATGGCGGAATGCGGGATGTTAAAAGCCTGGTAACTGACATTTCTTACGTTGACCCGGCAGAGGGAATTCGTTTCCGAGGCTACACCATCCCCGAAGTGCTGGAAAAACTACCCAAGCCTGAAGGGGCTGAGATACCCTATGTTGGAGCGCTCTATTACTTATTCCTGGTGGGAAGCATTCCCACGAGAGAGCAAGCCCTGGAAGTTGAGCAGGAATGGAAGCAGCGGGGGAAAGTACCACAATATGTGTTTGATACGATCAGAGCCATGCCAGCTGATGCGCATCCCATGACATTATTTACTCTGGCGGTATTAACATTACAAAGAGAGTCGTTGTTCTCAAAGCAATACCATCAAGGTCTTAAAAAGGATGCCTACTGGGAGCCAATGCTTGAAGACAGTTTTAACCTGACAGCCAAACTCCCTGAGATTGCAGCATTCATCTACCGGCTGAAATATCATCATGGGGAGATCATCCCTGCAGACCCGAGCCTGGATTGGGGTGCGAATTTCGCCCACATGATGGGAATTACCGATCCTCTATACCAGGATCTATCACGCCTGTACTTCCTGCTGCATTCAGATCATGAGAGCGGTAATGTCAGTGCGCATACCACGCACCTGGTAGCGAGCTCACTTTCCGATATCTATTACGCTGCATCAGCAGGATTAAGCGGTCTGGCTGGACCACTGCATGGTTTAGCCAACCAGGAATGCCTGATGTGGCTGCTAGAGGTAAAGGAGAAATGTGGCGAGTGCGCCTACGACAAAGAAGCATTAAAACAATTCGCCTGGGACACATTAAACCGTGGACAGGTGATTCCTGGCTACGGTCATGCGGTACTACGCAAGACCGACCCAAGGTATACAGCCCAATTAGTGTTCGGTAGGAAGCATTTCCCTGAAGATGAGATTTTTAAGCTGGCCTCCCTGGTCTACGATGTAGTTCCGGGCGTCCTTATGGAGCAGGGTAAGGCCAAGGACCCATGGCCGAATGTTGATGCGATCAGCGGTTCGCTACAGTATCACTTTGGAGTAAAGGAATTTGATTTTTATACGGTTATATTCGGAGTCAGCCGCATCCTGGGGGTATCTGCCAATGTAGTTTGGGCGCGCGCTCTCAGCCAACCGATTGAGCGGCCAAAATCTCTGACAACTGCCATGCTTGAAGATATTGCTAGCAAGGCTGCCTAG
- the trxB gene encoding thioredoxin-disulfide reductase — protein sequence MELVLKNNTTDRSENEKRVKVLILGSGPAGLSAALYAARANLDPVVLTGMDLGGQASLTHTIENYPGFPDGVGGQQLSDLFQKQAEKFGARVEYDTAVEALLEEHPFRIKTYNAEYFAETVIIATGAQATHLDVPGEKELTGRGVSYCATCDGWFFKEKDVIVVGGGDSALEESLFLTRYARSITVVHRRDSLRAGVILQKRASEHPKIKFVWDSVITEILGEDKVTSVNIKNVKTGNVSSLPTDGVFIFIGHVPNTKIFADALDLDDRGYIKTDSLLATNIPGVYVAGEAGDPNFRQVVTSAGMGAAAAMQAVKYIEKLEQQQPIAVK from the coding sequence CACCACTGATCGATCAGAAAATGAAAAAAGAGTGAAGGTATTAATCCTGGGTTCAGGACCGGCAGGTCTATCTGCGGCTCTGTATGCTGCCCGGGCAAACCTTGACCCAGTCGTTTTAACTGGAATGGATTTAGGTGGACAGGCTTCATTAACACATACGATTGAGAACTACCCGGGCTTCCCAGATGGTGTGGGCGGGCAACAATTATCCGATCTATTCCAAAAACAGGCTGAGAAGTTTGGAGCCAGGGTTGAATACGATACTGCAGTAGAAGCTCTATTAGAGGAGCACCCATTTCGCATCAAGACATATAATGCGGAATATTTCGCCGAGACGGTTATTATCGCCACTGGCGCACAGGCGACTCACCTGGATGTTCCGGGCGAAAAAGAGCTGACCGGCAGAGGTGTATCTTATTGCGCCACCTGTGATGGTTGGTTCTTTAAGGAAAAGGATGTAATCGTGGTTGGTGGTGGTGATAGCGCGCTCGAAGAGAGCCTGTTTTTAACACGGTATGCCAGATCGATCACCGTGGTACACCGACGGGATAGCCTGCGTGCTGGAGTTATCCTTCAGAAGCGTGCCAGTGAGCATCCCAAGATCAAGTTTGTTTGGGATAGCGTCATTACTGAGATATTAGGTGAAGATAAAGTAACAAGTGTAAACATCAAGAATGTAAAAACCGGTAATGTGTCGAGCTTACCAACGGATGGGGTTTTCATATTTATTGGGCACGTTCCAAATACCAAGATCTTCGCTGATGCGCTTGATTTAGATGATAGGGGCTATATAAAAACAGATAGTCTGTTAGCGACGAATATCCCCGGTGTATACGTCGCTGGAGAGGCTGGAGACCCAAATTTCAGGCAAGTGGTCACGTCTGCAGGGATGGGAGCTGCGGCCGCCATGCAGGCAGTCAAGTACATCGAAAAGCTTGAGCAACAGCAACCGATTGCTGTGAAATAA
- a CDS encoding coproporphyrinogen III oxidase, whose product MNWVSIYVHIPFCKHRCGYCDFNTYAGLQQLIPEYVQSVCEEISFLSNASGDPLAIHTMYIGGGTPSILAANELGKIIDTANNRFYLSPSIEITLEANPGTVTEGYLKEISAMGVNRVSLGMQSADEYELSMLQRQHSHTDVIRAVECARKAGIGNVSLDLIYGLPGQTIDSWRRSVGAALVMQTEHLSLYALTLEHGTSMQHQVEIGMLPEPDPDLAADMYEVASEQLTAYGFVQYEISNWARQDDAGELYSCKHNLQYWRNLPYLGVGAGAHGFIASHRTVDVLTPGVYIKRMSGADVYGVSAKFPRTPATMQCHRIDTVTEIGETMMMGLRLVSEGVSNQEFDHRFGMKLENRFSTQIEQLIRYGLLEWVGAADDRLRLTKKGYLLGNQVFMEFI is encoded by the coding sequence ATGAATTGGGTAAGCATATATGTCCACATCCCTTTTTGCAAGCACAGGTGTGGATATTGTGATTTTAATACGTATGCCGGCCTGCAGCAGTTGATCCCGGAATATGTACAGTCGGTCTGCGAAGAGATTTCATTTCTCTCCAATGCCTCGGGTGATCCACTGGCTATTCACACCATGTACATCGGCGGAGGTACCCCATCAATCCTGGCAGCCAACGAGCTGGGCAAGATCATCGACACTGCAAACAATAGATTTTATTTATCACCTTCGATAGAGATCACCCTTGAAGCCAATCCTGGGACGGTAACTGAAGGCTACTTGAAAGAGATCTCTGCCATGGGTGTCAATCGGGTCAGCCTGGGCATGCAGTCGGCTGACGAATACGAGCTGTCCATGTTACAGAGGCAGCATTCACACACTGATGTCATCCGTGCGGTGGAGTGTGCACGAAAAGCCGGGATAGGTAATGTCAGCCTGGATTTAATCTACGGGTTACCTGGTCAGACGATCGATTCCTGGAGAAGGTCAGTCGGGGCGGCTTTAGTGATGCAAACAGAACACCTCTCCCTATATGCATTAACCCTGGAACACGGCACCTCAATGCAACATCAGGTGGAGATAGGCATGCTACCGGAGCCAGACCCCGACCTGGCAGCTGATATGTATGAGGTTGCCAGTGAGCAGCTTACTGCTTATGGATTTGTTCAATATGAAATCTCAAATTGGGCCAGGCAAGATGACGCAGGTGAGCTGTATTCGTGCAAACACAACCTCCAATATTGGAGGAACTTGCCCTATCTCGGGGTGGGAGCGGGTGCTCATGGTTTCATCGCCAGTCACCGCACAGTAGACGTATTAACGCCCGGAGTGTACATAAAAAGGATGAGTGGTGCCGATGTTTATGGAGTGTCGGCAAAATTCCCTCGCACACCTGCAACAATGCAATGTCATCGGATCGATACCGTTACTGAAATTGGCGAGACAATGATGATGGGCTTACGACTCGTATCTGAAGGGGTATCGAATCAGGAGTTTGATCATCGGTTTGGGATGAAGTTAGAAAACAGGTTCAGTACTCAAATCGAGCAGCTCATCCGGTACGGATTATTGGAATGGGTGGGTGCTGCGGACGATAGG
- the mdh gene encoding malate dehydrogenase, translated as MKNKVSIIGGGMTGSSTAHWLAEREFADIVLVDIVEGMPQGKALDLQQAMPVIGKDVRITGTNDYDATTGSDIIVITAGLPRKPGMSRDDLLTANAEIVSKAALETIKRSPNAIYVILTNPLDAMAYLAMKLTKLPPERVVGQAGILDSARMRSFVSAELGVSVENVQCYVLGGHGDEMVPLTRHSNVAGTALRDLIPAERLESIVNRTRKGGAEIINLLKTGSAYYAPAAALAQMVEAIIKDKHLIIPASAYMKGEYGLHDIYFGAPVQLGSNGIEKIIEYNLDNEEREALNRSAEAVKQTTEALKNLVNI; from the coding sequence ATGAAAAATAAGGTATCGATCATTGGTGGAGGCATGACAGGCTCATCGACTGCACATTGGTTGGCTGAGCGGGAGTTTGCAGACATCGTCCTGGTAGACATTGTTGAAGGCATGCCACAGGGCAAGGCACTTGACCTTCAACAAGCCATGCCGGTTATTGGTAAGGATGTAAGAATCACTGGCACAAATGACTATGATGCAACAACCGGGTCGGATATTATCGTGATCACAGCCGGCCTGCCGCGCAAACCCGGAATGAGCCGGGATGACTTGCTCACTGCAAATGCGGAAATAGTCAGCAAGGCAGCCTTGGAAACGATAAAAAGGTCACCCAATGCGATCTATGTCATTTTAACGAATCCGCTTGATGCGATGGCATACCTGGCGATGAAACTCACCAAGCTGCCTCCTGAACGGGTAGTAGGCCAGGCGGGGATCCTGGACTCGGCACGCATGCGTTCGTTCGTGTCAGCAGAATTGGGTGTATCGGTGGAAAATGTACAATGCTATGTGTTGGGTGGGCATGGTGATGAGATGGTGCCGCTGACCAGGCATTCCAATGTAGCAGGCACAGCACTCAGAGATCTCATCCCGGCAGAGCGCCTTGAGTCTATTGTCAATCGTACCCGTAAGGGTGGCGCAGAGATCATCAACCTATTGAAGACTGGAAGTGCCTATTACGCACCAGCAGCAGCCCTGGCTCAAATGGTTGAAGCAATCATAAAAGATAAACATTTGATTATCCCTGCTTCAGCATACATGAAGGGTGAGTATGGTTTACACGACATCTATTTTGGTGCACCAGTCCAATTGGGAAGCAATGGAATAGAAAAAATCATCGAATATAACCTTGACAATGAAGAACGTGAAGCGCTAAATCGTTCGGCAGAAGCTGTTAAGCAAACCACAGAAGCATTGAAAAATCTGGTAAACATATAG